gtcatgtatttttttttgtttttcattctttttagtACTGAGTTTTCCCCGATGGGCGAGGGAAAACATTGGGGAAAACTTTGGCTTTCTTAGATTTTATAAAAGAAGAAATCCCNNNNNNNNNNNNNNNNNNNNcaaaaaaaaaaaaaagaaagaaaaaccaaccACTTATGCCTATGTACACTCCCTCATTGGCCCAACATTGGTGCAGAGGCCGCACCCAGCGGCCGCAGGAAAACTCCGcctccttagattttatttagaAAAAATGGTCAAAGAAACAAAACTTGATGTGCAAATGTTCTACAGATAGAGAACTTGCCACTGTCAAGCAGCTGGTCCTACATATGTGATCCCACAGCACGTTGGAGGCTCAAGTCCTTTAAAAGGTAAGAGGAAACACTGTCCATCTAGCATTCCTCACACCCAAACACAGCTGGGCATGAAAGTCATCCACACTGCTGATAGGTCAAGGTCCAGACTCTagaccatggttttaaaactcagaTGGTATTGATCAATATCGGctggattggattggtattgcTTTTGACTGATCCTTTATTTCGATCAATTCGATCTTAATAGACCGATATGATCTAAggataaaaacataataaaaaattgatttttattaaaaaaatggtaTAAATCTATCTGATAAGGTCTGATTCAAGCCGATCTTGACCGATCCCAAATTATAGAACCTTGCTCTAGACTGTCCTAGTTTTGTCCACTAAGCAGTTGTAGATGTTGATAGTCAAGAAAATAACCCATTAGACACTTACTTTTCAAAAGTTTATGAGTATTCTCCATTCTTTCATGTATACTAAAGTATGGTATTGGTGTTACTAAGAGAAGGAGATATGTTCAGCCACAGAATCCCTCTTGTTGGGGATGCTTATAAGAAAGAGGGTCACAGATGAGATGTTTAAAGATTGTATAgcatttataattattttacaTAATTCGGATACAAAAGTGAGTTCCATTgtgatttaatgaaataaattgATGGGAGAAGAGGGTTCGCTAAGAGACAGCTTGGCTCCTGCACCAACATAAGGGCTAATGGGAACAATAGTTGTAGGGGTCGGATTTACTCCTTTCATGAGAAGCGGGAAGGTCATTTCTCCCTCCAATATGTCTAGGCATAAGGGTCACATTGCCTTTTAGGTTTCTTGTTCTTTATAATTGTATAAtaatttttggggaaaaaaaatgtgaccTGGTCGTGTGGTTTCTGTACCCAGACATACAGGAGGATGCAAAACTATTGCCCCACCCCATGTGAAATTAAGAATTTCATCCATATTGATGCTCCAACACACACTCTTATTGGCCCCTACGCTAATGCATGGGCTGTACCACCAATAGCGATATcttgcccttttttttaattaaaataaaaattgaaagagGATTCTAAAAGGTAATGTGACCCTAAACCAATGTGAGAACCAATGGAAACATATGTAGAAACATCAGCAACAACAAGATTTCCACGTTTCATTATGGGTGCAGAGTGGTCAAAGATTCAAGAACTAATTGGGGTAGGGAAATTTAATTTTAGGTGTTCATTCCTCTTTTGTTGGCCTCTTTTGTGTTGGATGTTGAGCAaccttgaaaattttaaatgggATAGGAAGACAAGTGGAATGATTAAACATAGACAATAAGTTTTTTTTATGGCAAGTTCACTCCATGTGTTGCACGTTGAAAATCCAAAGACAGAGAGAAATAGCATGTCACAAGGAAGGAAGATGGACGAGGACTAGAATTTTCCTAAGCCAATTGACACCCAAATGTTTGAGTCGTGTTGACTGTTGATTTGATGCAGCAATTCAGACTTCTTGGTCACAGTCTAGGCTGCCCAAAGAGGCATCCAATGGTTCGAAGGATCAGTCATGTGTTGGGATGTATACCTAGTTTCTTTCGGTCACCAAATGCCTCTCTAGGCAGCCCAACCACGAGAAAGAATCTGGATCCCTAGAACTAATAGGCCAAAAGCTAGTGTCCAGAATCTCCATATCCTTTCCAGCCCCTCTAGTGTGCATCTGATGGCTTGGAGGGCTTAGGGTGTGTGCAGGTTCCACCTTTTGGAGGGGCTGGTGGGGTTGGAGAGAATCTAGATGCATGTTTATTCCTTATACAGGAAAGTGTTTTATGAGGGGAGTTCTGTTTTAACTCAAGCACAAGGACAAATAAGAGTGTACAAGGAAACATCTACAAACATGTCAATCTCCATTTTATGGGACATGCTGATCATTTCCCTttttatacatatatttttcttctccttaattttgttctttttactctaggaaataataaaagagaaaagtggtaaaagaaaaaaattccaattctaaataGGACAAAGTGTAGCGAACTTAATTAATATAAAGAGTCAtgtacttttttttgtttttcattctttttagtACTGAGTTTTCCTCGATGGGCGAGGGAAAACATTGGGGAAAACTTTGGCTTTCTTAGATTTTATAAAAGAAGAaatcccattaaaaaaaaaaaaaagaagaaggtaaaTGAAACAAGAGAATAGGTTTGGAGCCTAAGTCATAGACTGCATCTCCTCATATTCATATTATATTAAAAGGAAGGTTGGTTATGTCATTAGTTTTTTTGGAATTAGTAGTTCATCCAATAGGAGGGTGGGGATGGGAGGGGCAATGGACTTTTTCAAGGGAAAGATGAGAGTGATAGACACAGATTTAGGTATATCACTAGTATACCCAATAGGTGATCATTTTCCACTTCCCCTAATTATTTTAAGAATAGAGAAAATAGTGATTTAAGATTTTCAGCTTCCACCCCCGATCAATAATGGTTTCCTAAACTAGAGAAACAAGACAACAAATGGTGGGTTTGTCACCCCTTCAACCTAACGCACTTGGTGGAGTGTGAAGTTAATGGTCAAGTACTGAACAAGTACCTAACCCACTAGGTAGATTGGTAGAGTAGACTTGACTTCTAAAGTGAAGTCAATTTGATGGAATATTACCATCGGCTTTTTTAGTGCTATCCTTTAAATTCTTTTCTCAAGGGCACAACAGAGTAGCTACTGCAACTCAAAATTTCTGCATTTGCATCtcaaaattaattttcttttgatggcACTTCAGTTTCTAGTTTTCATTCTCCTTTTGGAGAGCTCATTGAGGTTAGAATCTGTCATGGGAAGAAGGATTCTAGGGAATGAGACAGATCGACTTGCTTTGCTCAACTTCAAAAGCCATATTGATGATCCTTACAGAGTTCTAAGCTCTTGGAATGATTCCATCCATTTTTGCAACTGGGCAGGGGTCAAATGTGGCCGCCGTCATTATCAACGAGTTATCGGCTTGGAGTTAATTGATAATGGCTTGGGAGGAAACATATCTCCTCACATTGGGAATCTCAGTTTTCTGCAATTTATTGACATTTCAAACAATAGATTCAATGGCGAAATCCCCAAAGAGATCGGCAATCTGTTTCGACTACAAAGCATTGTTTTTGAGAACAACACCTTCCAAGGAGAACTTCCAACCAGCTTAGCCAATTGCACTTGCCTAAGAGAAATCGATTTCACACAGAACAATCTTGTTGGGAAAATTCCGATTGAACTTACTTCTTTGTCAAAGCTGGAGATAATTGATATTGAAGTTAATGGCTTAATAGGAGATATACCTGCTTCTTTGGGTAACATTTCCTCCCTCCAAGTTATtttctttaatacaaatgatctaCAGGGGAGGATTCCAGAATCTCTTGGTCAACTAACAAACTTAtactttctatcatttgctGTAAACAAGCTATCTGGTATGTTCCCTCTCTCACTGTACAATATCTCATCTCTTAATGCTATTGTTCTCCCTCAAAACCAATTGGAGGGGAACCTTCCACGAGATATAGGTCTCACTCTTCCATATCTTCAATATCTAGCATTTGGGAAAAACCTTTTCTCAGGGAACATTCCTAGTTCCATTTCAAATATTTCAACACTTGAAATATTTGATCTTGATGGTAACAATTTCTTTGGACGAGTCCCTAACAATTTGGGAAATCTTCAAAACCTGAAGGTATTCGATATTGGTAAAAATCTATGTGGAATTGGGGAAGCTGATGATTTGGATTTTGTAAATTCTTTGGTCAATTGTACAAATATAAGGCACTTGGATCTACCCCATAATCGTTTCGAGGGTCGCCTTCCCAACTTTAAAGCCAATCTGTCAACACAACTTTCAGTACTTTTGTTACAAGGGAATCAAATATCTGGAACCATCCCTGCTGGAATTGTGAATCTTGTCAACTTAACCTTATTAGATTCAGAGCTGAACTTTCTTGAAGGTATTATTCCATCTGGTATAGGTAAACTTCCCAAGCTTCAAAGATTGTTTTTGGGGGGAAACAAACTTTCAGGACATATACCATCCTCTATAGGAAATCTCACTCTTTTGTATGAACTCCATTTAGAAGCCAACAACTTCAATGCAAGCATTCCTTCCAGTCTTGGAAATTGTAAACATTTACAGTACCTAACCCTTGATCACAATAAGCTACAGGGCCCAATACCCAAACAACTTTTTCATATTTCATCATTATCAATATCTCTTGACTTATCTTATAATTCTCTAGTCGGATCCATACCAATTGAAATTGGCAACTTGAAGAGTCTTTCTACATTAGATATCTCAAAAAACAGGCTGTCTGGAGAAATCCCCTCCTCTATTGGTGGTTGTAATAGTTTGGAACATCTTTATTTAGGTGGTAATTTCCTTGAAGGAACCATTCCAcaatctttgattcttttgaagGGGCTTCAAGATCTAGATCTTTCCAACAACAACTTATCAAGTCAAATCCCGAAAGATCTAGAAAACCTTTTAGGTTTACGGAGTTTGAATTTATCTTTCAACAATCTTGAGGGGGAGGTGCCAACAAAAGGAATTTTTGGAAACAAGAGTACAATTTTAGTGAATGGAAATAACAAGCTTTGTGGGGGAATTGCAGAGTTACAATTACCTGCATGCACTACAAAACGAGAAAAGTCCCACGCTTTCAAAAGAGTTTTGGCAATAATCAGTGTGGTTCTTGGTCTTCTTTTCATATCTACCTTTTTTACTCTTTATTggataagaaaatcaaaaagaaagacTCCAGCCACATCATTAATTGGTGACCTGTTCTTTAAGCAGATTTCTTACAAAGAGCTCTTTCTAGCTACAGAAGGATTTTCTTCAGCTAATTTCCTAGGTTCTGGTAGTTTTAGCTCTGTATATAAAGGGATCGTCAATGAAGATGAAACAATTGTTGCGGTCAAGGTACTCAACCTTCAAAATTCAAGAGCTTACAAGAGCTTTATGGCTGAATGCAAAGCATTAAGAAATATTCGGCATAGAAATCTTGTCAAGATTTTAACTTCTTGTTCAAGTCTTGATTCAAAAGGAAAAGATTTCAAAGCCCTTGTTTATGAGTTCATGCCCAATGGGAGTCTAGATGTTTGGTTGCATTTTTCGGTGGAGGCACATAATCATTCAAGGAATTTAAGTCTTCTTCAAAGATTAAACATTGCAATTGATGTGGCTTCTGCATTGGATTATCTTCATTATCACTGCTACGTGCCGATTGTTCATTGTGACTTGAAACCAAGCAATGTTCTACTTGATAGTGATATGACTGCCCATGTCAGCGATTTTGGTTTGGCAAGACTACTTTTAGAACTTGACGACAATTCATCTCAAACTCAAACTAGTACCATTGGGATAAAAGGATCTATTGGCTATGCTGCTCCAGGTAACACATACattattcaattttttaataacccattttttttttatatgttttttaagTTTCTATCAATTTAAGGTAAGAGATTAGTTATTTAGGCACAACAACTTTTCCTCCATAAAGAATATTCATTGATAGGTATGACTCTTTGTATTGTGCACATTCATAGTTCACATTCAAGAAGGGTAACATGCATCTCCTCTTAAAATATGATATAGGTCCCTTAATAGAAACATCACAGCTTTCAAAGTGAAAATATATGAAGATTCCTATGGTCATGTTGCTTACCCTTCTTGGGCAGAATTTATAGAATATCATGCACACCATATAGTAAGTGAATCCATTAATAGTTCATTACATTATATATTTTAgttaataatatattaaatttggattttatCAACCTAAAAAAAGTCTTAATTTTGCAGATCTACTTGCCCTTTACTTAGTTGTTCGGTAGGGTTGTTAGAAAAAACCCAAGTGACAGTTTAGAAAAAGGACCCAGATCAGGTTTCAAAAGATCCTGTTTATTAGGGTTAGTATTTCAATGCGATGATTAGTTGGATATTCAGATCATGCTATTGGTAGTTAACTAAGTATACCAACACACTTTTCTATCTTAACTAtagttgattttggttttattcaTATCAATTTCAATAAGGAATTGTTTATACTATGATCGCCATTGGATCCTAGTATCTAAATGGATCAAATATAGATTGGATTCCTATTGACATAATCAAGAAAATCATAGtttccaaattaaagaaatgacCATGCAATTTTCTACTTTTGAATAATGTGTTCACAATTTGCATATTGCATGCTTGTAAGTGATTGtattatatgaaaaatatgtGAACCTCTAATTATTATAGTAACACTAAGAGGATTCTAAATTTTAGAATATGGCATGGGTGGAAAGGCAACAATACAAGGGGATGTGTTTAGCTACGGGATCCTTTTATTGGAGATGTTCACAGGAAAACGTCCAACAGATAAAATGTTTACTGATGGCTTAAATCTCCACAACTTTGCAAAGGCAGCTTTATCTTTAGACATGATGCAAATTTTAGATCCAACACTTCTACCCAATGAAGAACATggtgaagaaattgaagaggaaG
This genomic stretch from Macadamia integrifolia cultivar HAES 741 chromosome 2, SCU_Mint_v3, whole genome shotgun sequence harbors:
- the LOC122063929 gene encoding LRR receptor-like serine/threonine-protein kinase EFR, yielding MGRRILGNETDRLALLNFKSHIDDPYRVLSSWNDSIHFCNWAGVKCGRRHYQRVIGLELIDNGLGGNISPHIGNLSFLQFIDISNNRFNGEIPKEIGNLFRLQSIVFENNTFQGELPTSLANCTCLREIDFTQNNLVGKIPIELTSLSKLEIIDIEVNGLIGDIPASLGNISSLQVIFFNTNDLQGRIPESLGQLTNLYFLSFAVNKLSGMFPLSLYNISSLNAIVLPQNQLEGNLPRDIGLTLPYLQYLAFGKNLFSGNIPSSISNISTLEIFDLDGNNFFGRVPNNLGNLQNLKVFDIGKNLCGIGEADDLDFVNSLVNCTNIRHLDLPHNRFEGRLPNFKANLSTQLSVLLLQGNQISGTIPAGIVNLVNLTLLDSELNFLEGIIPSGIGKLPKLQRLFLGGNKLSGHIPSSIGNLTLLYELHLEANNFNASIPSSLGNCKHLQYLTLDHNKLQGPIPKQLFHISSLSISLDLSYNSLVGSIPIEIGNLKSLSTLDISKNRLSGEIPSSIGGCNSLEHLYLGGNFLEGTIPQSLILLKGLQDLDLSNNNLSSQIPKDLENLLGLRSLNLSFNNLEGEVPTKGIFGNKSTILVNGNNKLCGGIAELQLPACTTKREKSHAFKRVLAIISVVLGLLFISTFFTLYWIRKSKRKTPATSLIGDLFFKQISYKELFLATEGFSSANFLGSGSFSSVYKGIVNEDETIVAVKVLNLQNSRAYKSFMAECKALRNIRHRNLVKILTSCSSLDSKGKDFKALVYEFMPNGSLDVWLHFSVEAHNHSRNLSLLQRLNIAIDVASALDYLHYHCYVPIVHCDLKPSNVLLDSDMTAHVSDFGLARLLLELDDNSSQTQTSTIGIKGSIGYAAPEYGMGGKATIQGDVFSYGILLLEMFTGKRPTDKMFTDGLNLHNFAKAALSLDMMQILDPTLLPNEEHGEEIEEEAINQAEGPSRRIDKWQDCIMSIIEIALQCSMESPRERMHMNDVVKELHSIKGKFLGSRTYHY